A stretch of the Desulfobacter sp. genome encodes the following:
- a CDS encoding NAD(P)(+) transhydrogenase (Re/Si-specific) subunit beta, which produces MPGNEQIPLQGLCAPGKNKGPGPGQNQQITARPGNNSAEPGKTKPDQRYGRKNPQCKKTVIVPGYGMAVAQAQFEQGSRI; this is translated from the coding sequence GTGCCAGGCAATGAACAGATCCCTTTACAGGGTCTTTGTGCCCCTGGCAAAAACAAGGGACCTGGACCCGGACAAAACCAACAAATCACAGCCAGACCCGGAAACAACTCAGCCGAGCCCGGAAAAACCAAACCCGATCAAAGATATGGCCGAAAAAATCCTCAATGCAAAAAAACAGTCATCGTCCCCGGATACGGCATGGCAGTGGCCCAGGCACAATTTGAACAGGGCTCACGCATATAA
- a CDS encoding NAD(P) transhydrogenase subunit alpha gives MANIVLVTGVFIFSFIMGYVLISKIPSLLHTPLMSMTNAISAVTILGCLVLFSVESTPFEQIIGGIALIMASFNLIGGFTITGRMLRMFKNKNAGEGQ, from the coding sequence ATGGCAAATATTGTTTTAGTCACAGGTGTTTTTATCTTTTCGTTCATCATGGGATACGTGTTGATTTCCAAGATTCCATCCTTGCTTCACACCCCGCTCATGTCCATGACCAATGCCATATCTGCGGTCACCATTTTAGGCTGCCTGGTTCTTTTTTCAGTTGAATCCACCCCCTTTGAACAAATCATTGGAGGGATTGCCTTGATAATGGCCAGCTTTAATCTTATCGGCGGTTTTACCATCACCGGCAGAATGTTGAGGATGTTCAAGAATAAAAACGCAGGGGAGGGCCAATAA
- a CDS encoding NAD(P) transhydrogenase subunit alpha, with protein MIIGIPKEIMKNENRVAALPETVEKFKTLGFDVMVETCAGEGAFASDDQYSASGATIARDAAEVFGSSDIILKVKEPLFNEAFNTHEIDMLKPDQILVTFLHPAAPSNHNDVKKMMEKKITAFTMDGIPRISRAQRMDPLTSMSAITGYKAIIMAAAHFPKFIPMIGTSIGMIKPANIMVVGTGVVGLQAIATGKRLGGAVKAVDIRPDAKKEAESLGVKVTGFDVPPEVTIGDGGYAKALSNEWLEKEREYLAPQVAQSDIIILSALVPGEVAPHLITKEMVESMKPGSVIIDVSIDQGGNCEMTSPGKEINHQGTYIWGIKNIPGSLPIHSSWLYANNLCKDSSSKEFDMNDEIVSKSLVTHKGKLYHQGTLKAINLSDQ; from the coding sequence ATGATCATAGGTATTCCAAAAGAAATAATGAAAAATGAGAACAGGGTCGCAGCATTGCCGGAAACCGTGGAAAAGTTCAAAACACTCGGGTTTGATGTCATGGTTGAAACCTGTGCCGGAGAGGGTGCCTTTGCAAGTGATGATCAATATTCGGCATCAGGGGCCACCATTGCCAGGGATGCAGCAGAGGTATTTGGCAGCTCTGATATTATTTTAAAGGTCAAAGAACCCCTCTTTAACGAGGCCTTCAATACACACGAAATCGATATGCTCAAACCAGATCAGATCCTGGTTACATTTTTGCACCCGGCAGCACCGTCCAATCACAATGATGTCAAAAAAATGATGGAAAAAAAGATCACCGCATTTACCATGGACGGCATTCCCAGAATTTCACGGGCACAACGGATGGACCCGTTGACCTCCATGAGTGCCATCACAGGGTATAAAGCCATTATCATGGCCGCTGCCCACTTTCCCAAATTTATCCCCATGATCGGGACATCCATTGGCATGATCAAGCCGGCCAATATTATGGTTGTGGGTACAGGTGTTGTGGGGCTGCAGGCCATTGCCACCGGCAAACGCCTGGGCGGGGCTGTCAAAGCCGTGGATATCCGCCCTGACGCAAAAAAAGAGGCTGAAAGCTTAGGGGTCAAGGTTACAGGGTTTGATGTGCCGCCCGAAGTGACCATTGGAGACGGCGGATATGCCAAAGCATTGTCCAATGAGTGGCTTGAAAAGGAACGTGAGTATCTGGCCCCCCAGGTGGCCCAATCGGATATTATTATTTTAAGCGCATTGGTGCCCGGCGAAGTGGCCCCGCATTTGATCACCAAAGAGATGGTTGAATCCATGAAACCCGGATCGGTCATTATTGATGTTTCCATAGACCAGGGGGGAAATTGTGAAATGACCTCTCCCGGAAAGGAAATAAATCATCAGGGCACCTATATCTGGGGCATTAAAAACATCCCCGGCTCTCTGCCGATCCATTCTTCATGGCTGTATGCCAACAACCTTTGCAAAGACAGCAGCTCAAAAGAGTTTGACATGAACGATGAAATCGTCAGCAAATCTCTTGTGACCCACAAGGGAAAACTGTACCACCAGGGCACCCTCAAGGCCATAAATCTTAGCGACCAATAA